A window of the Mucilaginibacter sp. cycad4 genome harbors these coding sequences:
- a CDS encoding DUF3037 domain-containing protein: MQVFEYAIIRVVPRVEREEFINIGVILFCPKQKFLKVLFKADDARLAAFCGDLDLDCLKENINSLERICNGEKDAGPIAQLDQPSRFRWLTATRSTVVQASKVHPGMTADAEATLNRLFEQMVL, translated from the coding sequence ATGCAGGTATTTGAGTACGCCATAATCCGCGTTGTACCAAGGGTGGAGCGCGAAGAGTTTATCAATATAGGAGTGATCCTGTTTTGCCCTAAACAAAAGTTTTTAAAAGTATTATTCAAAGCTGATGATGCAAGGTTAGCTGCCTTTTGCGGTGATTTGGATCTGGATTGCCTGAAGGAAAATATAAATTCGCTTGAGCGCATCTGTAATGGTGAAAAGGATGCAGGGCCAATAGCACAGCTGGATCAGCCCTCGCGCTTTCGCTGGCTTACCGCTACACGTAGTACGGTGGTACAAGCATCCAAAGTGCACCCTGGCATGACTGCTGATGCGGAAGCTACGCTGAATAGGTTGTTTGAGCAGATGGTGTTGTGA
- a CDS encoding HipA family kinase, whose protein sequence is MNYTPPQLRTVNVTRYVTPLREGGSLPAIAEADDEFLYVLKFRGAGQGVKALIAELIGGEIARLLGFKVPELVFANLDEAFGRSEADEEIQDLLKFSVGLNLALHYLSGAITFDPAVTVVDSKLASQIVWFDCLLTNVDRTARNTNMLIWHKELWMIDNGAALYFHHSWNNWQEMATRPFLQVKDHVLLPRANQLDAVDAEFKAMLTPERIRDIVALIPDEWITYRDFEETPDEVRNIYAEFLITRLAASEVFVNAAKQALYAGI, encoded by the coding sequence ATGAACTACACACCACCACAGCTCCGCACCGTAAACGTGACCCGTTACGTAACGCCATTACGCGAGGGCGGGTCATTGCCGGCGATTGCCGAGGCCGATGACGAGTTTTTATATGTACTAAAATTCCGCGGAGCAGGGCAAGGGGTAAAAGCCCTCATTGCCGAACTGATTGGCGGCGAAATTGCCCGTTTGCTGGGTTTTAAAGTACCAGAACTGGTTTTTGCCAACCTTGATGAAGCCTTTGGTCGCTCGGAAGCTGATGAAGAAATCCAGGACCTGTTGAAATTTAGTGTTGGGCTTAACCTGGCTTTGCATTATTTGTCGGGCGCTATTACTTTTGATCCGGCGGTAACTGTAGTGGATAGTAAGCTTGCCTCGCAAATAGTTTGGTTTGATTGTTTGCTTACCAATGTTGACCGTACCGCCCGTAATACCAATATGCTCATTTGGCATAAAGAGTTGTGGATGATTGATAACGGCGCCGCGCTGTATTTTCATCACTCATGGAACAACTGGCAGGAAATGGCCACGCGCCCGTTTTTACAGGTGAAAGATCATGTGCTTTTGCCCCGTGCTAATCAGCTGGATGCTGTAGACGCTGAGTTTAAAGCGATGCTGACACCCGAAAGAATCCGTGATATAGTAGCGTTGATCCCCGATGAATGGATCACCTACCGCGATTTTGAAGAAACGCCTGATGAGGTACGAAATATATATGCCGAGTTTTTGATAACCCGGCTGGCCGCGTCAGAAGTATTTGTTAACGCCGCAAAACAAGCCCTATATGCAGGTATTTGA
- a CDS encoding DinB family protein: MDTLKSLLEEMEQEAQTTEKMLSRIPDDKYQWKPHAKSMTIEQLSTHIAELPTWVSLTLHTDGLDFATAPYEPKKVSGTADLLKLFEDSLADGYSSLQKADISTFDKTWTLRNGEQILNQRTKAEVIRMTYCQIVHHRAQLGVYLRLLDIPIPGSYGPSADEQGF, from the coding sequence ATGGACACTTTGAAATCGTTATTGGAAGAGATGGAGCAGGAAGCTCAAACCACCGAAAAAATGCTGAGTCGCATCCCCGACGATAAATACCAGTGGAAGCCGCACGCAAAAAGCATGACCATTGAACAACTCTCTACCCACATTGCCGAACTGCCTACCTGGGTAAGCCTTACCCTACATACCGATGGACTTGATTTTGCCACCGCACCCTATGAACCCAAAAAAGTAAGCGGCACAGCTGATTTGTTGAAACTATTTGAAGATTCACTGGCCGATGGCTATTCGAGCCTGCAAAAAGCTGATATCAGCACGTTTGATAAAACATGGACGCTGCGTAACGGGGAGCAGATCCTTAATCAACGTACAAAAGCAGAAGTGATCAGGATGACCTATTGCCAGATTGTGCACCACAGGGCACAGTTGGGAGTTTATTTACGTTTGCTGGATATCCCGATACCGGGCAGCTACGGCCCAAGTGCGGATGAGCAGGGTTTCTGA
- a CDS encoding amidohydrolase family protein, translating to MLKIDAHQHFWQYNPVRDGWITEDMQVIGRDFYPEDLLPVLQKHGMDGSVAVQADQSEKETEFLLDLASVNPFIKGIVGWIDLKAGDLEDRLDHFKKYEKLKGFRHILQSEPDEQYMLDPAFKKGIVALGKHGYTYDILIFPNHLPYAAQLVAEFPDQKFVLDHMAKPYIKAGKIDGWKQDIEKLASCPNVYCKVSALLTEADWDNTPATDFIPYIDIVFNAFGINRVMFGSDWPVCLLAGGYEKTMEVMDLYAERLSGTEKGLFFGGNAAAFYGL from the coding sequence ATGCTAAAAATTGATGCACATCAGCATTTCTGGCAGTACAACCCGGTAAGGGACGGCTGGATCACTGAAGACATGCAGGTAATAGGCCGGGATTTTTATCCCGAAGACCTGTTACCTGTACTGCAAAAACACGGCATGGATGGCAGTGTGGCCGTTCAGGCCGATCAGTCGGAAAAGGAGACGGAATTTCTGTTAGATTTGGCATCAGTTAACCCCTTCATCAAAGGGATAGTAGGCTGGATAGATTTGAAAGCCGGTGACCTGGAAGACCGCCTGGATCATTTTAAGAAATACGAAAAGCTTAAAGGCTTCCGGCATATCCTGCAATCGGAGCCCGATGAGCAATACATGCTTGATCCTGCATTTAAAAAGGGCATCGTTGCTTTGGGCAAACATGGTTATACCTATGATATCCTGATCTTCCCTAACCATTTGCCTTATGCAGCGCAATTAGTGGCAGAGTTTCCTGATCAAAAGTTTGTGCTCGACCACATGGCCAAGCCCTACATCAAAGCCGGGAAAATAGATGGCTGGAAACAGGATATCGAAAAGCTGGCAAGCTGTCCAAATGTATATTGCAAGGTATCGGCCCTGCTCACAGAAGCGGATTGGGACAACACTCCGGCAACTGATTTTATCCCATATATTGATATTGTATTCAACGCTTTCGGCATCAACCGGGTAATGTTCGGCTCCGACTGGCCGGTATGCCTCCTGGCCGGAGGCTATGAAAAAACAATGGAGGTGATGGACCTTTATGCTGAACGACTTTCTGGTACGGAAAAGGGGTTGTTTTTTGGTGGGAACGCGGCTGCGTTTTACGGTTTATAG
- a CDS encoding fumarylacetoacetate hydrolase family protein produces the protein MKLIRFGESGKEKPGVILNDKKYDVSAFGEDYTEQFFETDGVNRLAAFIKDKQLPEVAEDVRLGSPIVRPSKLVCIGLNYADHAKETNAPLPPEPVIFMKATTAIVGPFDDIMIPKNSVKTDWEVELAVVIGKKASYVEEAEAMDYVAGYVLHNDVSEREFQLERNGTWDKGKGCDTFAPLGPFLATPDEIADPHNLRLWLKVNGETMQDGTTSNFIFNLPHLISYTSQFMTLLPGDIISTGTPAGVGLGMKPPIYLKAGDVVELGIEGLGESKQNLVAYAKN, from the coding sequence ATGAAGCTTATACGATTTGGCGAAAGCGGTAAAGAGAAACCGGGAGTTATCCTGAACGATAAAAAATATGATGTATCGGCCTTTGGCGAAGACTATACCGAACAGTTTTTTGAAACTGATGGTGTTAACCGCCTTGCCGCTTTTATAAAAGATAAACAACTGCCTGAAGTTGCTGAAGATGTACGCTTAGGCAGTCCTATCGTGCGCCCTTCAAAACTGGTTTGTATTGGCCTTAACTATGCCGATCACGCTAAAGAAACCAATGCTCCCCTGCCACCTGAGCCGGTGATCTTTATGAAAGCAACCACAGCTATTGTTGGTCCGTTTGATGATATCATGATCCCTAAAAACTCGGTAAAAACTGATTGGGAAGTGGAACTTGCTGTGGTTATTGGCAAAAAAGCATCGTATGTGGAAGAAGCGGAGGCTATGGATTATGTAGCCGGTTATGTACTGCACAATGACGTAAGCGAGCGTGAATTTCAATTAGAGCGCAATGGTACCTGGGATAAAGGTAAAGGCTGTGATACCTTTGCACCGCTTGGCCCGTTTTTAGCTACACCAGATGAAATTGCTGATCCGCATAACCTGCGCCTGTGGCTTAAAGTTAATGGCGAAACTATGCAGGACGGTACTACCTCAAACTTTATATTTAACCTGCCGCACCTGATCTCATACACCAGTCAGTTCATGACCCTGCTGCCGGGCGATATCATCTCGACAGGTACACCTGCAGGTGTTGGATTAGGAATGAAACCACCGATCTACTTAAAAGCAGGCGACGTGGTAGAATTAGGCATAGAAGGCCTGGGCGAATCGAAACAAAACCTCGTAGCTTATGCTAAAAATTGA
- a CDS encoding alpha-L-fucosidase produces MIKKLLLMGMLLGVVRAGAQTYTPTADNLAARQNFQDMKFGLFIHWGIYSELGAGEWVMNEKHIPYDSYKRLADFFNPQAFNAHEWVMFAKKAGMKYITITSRHHDGFSMFGTKASPYNIVDATPYHKDPLMELAQECVKEGIELHFYYSLLDWGRKDYAYGSPIVNGKPANGDWDSYISFMKAQLTELITKYPGVKGIWFDGHWERDVNWHYDEIYGLIHKLNPAILVGNNHHLEPKEGEDFQMFEKDLPGANTTGFSGKSKIGALPLETCETINNSWGFNITDRSFKSSKRIIHYLVNAAGLNANFLLNIGPMPNGKIQPEFTDTLAIVGAWVQKNGEAIYGTRGSGIPAQPWGVVTQKDKNLYVHVMTPPQQPYVFIPQLKGKVTKAALLADGSPVKFKQQTEGLFVYLNGVATDPNDTIIKLTTN; encoded by the coding sequence ATGATTAAAAAGCTATTATTAATGGGGATGCTGCTTGGCGTTGTACGTGCAGGCGCTCAAACCTACACACCAACGGCCGACAATCTTGCCGCAAGGCAAAACTTCCAGGATATGAAGTTTGGTCTGTTCATTCACTGGGGAATTTACAGTGAGCTTGGCGCGGGCGAGTGGGTGATGAATGAAAAACATATCCCCTATGATAGCTATAAACGCCTGGCCGATTTTTTCAATCCGCAGGCTTTTAACGCTCATGAATGGGTGATGTTTGCCAAAAAAGCGGGTATGAAATATATCACCATTACTTCGCGCCACCATGATGGGTTCAGCATGTTTGGTACCAAGGCATCGCCATATAACATTGTTGATGCCACGCCTTACCATAAAGATCCGTTGATGGAGCTGGCGCAGGAGTGCGTTAAGGAAGGTATTGAGCTGCATTTTTACTATTCACTGTTGGATTGGGGCCGCAAAGATTACGCCTACGGCAGCCCGATAGTTAACGGCAAACCCGCAAATGGCGACTGGGACAGCTATATCAGTTTCATGAAAGCCCAGCTTACCGAACTCATCACCAAATACCCAGGTGTTAAAGGCATTTGGTTTGATGGCCACTGGGAGCGTGATGTTAACTGGCATTATGACGAGATCTACGGATTGATCCATAAACTGAACCCGGCCATATTGGTAGGTAACAACCACCACCTCGAGCCTAAAGAGGGTGAAGATTTTCAGATGTTTGAAAAGGATTTGCCCGGAGCCAATACCACCGGTTTCAGCGGTAAATCAAAAATAGGTGCCCTGCCTTTGGAAACCTGCGAAACCATCAACAACAGCTGGGGCTTTAACATTACCGACAGGAGCTTTAAATCATCCAAACGCATTATCCATTACCTGGTGAATGCAGCAGGCCTAAACGCCAACTTTTTATTGAACATAGGCCCAATGCCAAACGGAAAGATCCAGCCTGAATTTACCGATACACTGGCTATTGTGGGCGCCTGGGTACAAAAAAATGGTGAAGCAATTTACGGTACCCGCGGCAGTGGTATCCCGGCACAGCCATGGGGAGTTGTCACCCAAAAAGATAAAAACCTGTATGTACATGTGATGACGCCGCCGCAACAACCCTACGTTTTCATTCCGCAATTAAAAGGTAAGGTAACTAAAGCGGCTTTACTGGCCGATGGCAGCCCGGTGAAATTTAAACAACAAACTGAGGGACTGTTTGTATATCTTAACGGTGTGGCAACCGACCCTAACGATACTATTATTAAACTGACAACTAACTAA
- a CDS encoding SDR family oxidoreductase, which yields MFKLTNKSVIVTGGGSGIGKAMSVLFAQQGAEVHIIELNDQAAADTVTEIATAGGKATGYACDVSSQQQVVDTFTKIGKIDILINNAGIAHIGRADNTSTEDFERVFNVNVKGAYNCLYAALPVLKANGGGVILNTASIAASVGITDRFAYSMSKGAIHAMTLSVARDFLHDNIRCNCISPARVHTPFVDGFIAKNYAGKEDEIFEKLSKSQPIGRMGKPEEVAALALYLCSDEAGFITGTDYPIDGGFITLNN from the coding sequence ATGTTCAAACTAACCAATAAATCAGTAATTGTAACAGGCGGCGGCAGCGGCATAGGTAAAGCCATGTCCGTATTATTTGCACAGCAAGGTGCCGAAGTTCATATCATAGAACTGAACGATCAGGCAGCGGCCGATACCGTAACCGAAATAGCTACCGCAGGTGGCAAAGCAACAGGCTACGCCTGCGATGTGAGCAGCCAGCAGCAGGTAGTGGACACTTTTACCAAAATAGGTAAGATAGATATCCTGATCAATAACGCAGGCATAGCGCATATAGGCAGAGCAGATAACACCAGTACCGAGGATTTTGAGCGTGTGTTTAACGTGAATGTTAAAGGCGCTTACAATTGTCTTTACGCAGCCCTCCCGGTATTGAAAGCCAATGGCGGTGGTGTGATCCTGAATACGGCTTCTATAGCGGCCAGTGTGGGTATTACCGACAGGTTTGCCTACTCCATGAGCAAAGGCGCTATCCATGCGATGACTTTATCCGTAGCGCGTGATTTTCTGCATGATAACATCCGTTGTAATTGTATTTCGCCGGCAAGGGTGCATACGCCGTTTGTGGATGGCTTTATTGCCAAAAATTACGCCGGTAAGGAGGATGAGATCTTTGAAAAGCTATCAAAAAGCCAGCCGATAGGCAGGATGGGCAAGCCCGAAGAAGTGGCTGCATTGGCGCTTTACCTTTGCTCGGATGAGGCCGGTTTCATTACCGGTACCGATTATCCTATCGATGGCGGCTTTATCACTCTGAACAATTAA
- a CDS encoding UxaA family hydrolase: MSTQKETYLRIHPHDNVLVALQDLPQGTVITFDGQTFTLADKVAAKHKFAINELPADKEIYMYGVLVGKASATIPQGGLLTTENVHHAAEGFHLGERKLQWHQPDTANFEGKTFMGYHRADGSVGTGNYWIVVPMVFCENRNINVLKEALVDKLGYKKAKSYEGDVEQLMELYQAGKSVEEILNADIQASEDKPNSKRLFKNIDGIKFLSHSMGCGGTREDSDTLCGLIAGYITHPNVAGATILSLGCQHAQVSILQNEIAKRDANFNKPLVVLEQQKVGTESELLKQALKQTFAGLVKANETTRQPAPLSKLCVGLECGGSDGFSGISANPALGYLSDLLVTMGGSVILSEFPELCGVEQELSDRCIDVETANRFMHLMTTYNARAEADGSGFYANPSPGNIRDGLITDAIKSAGAAKKGGTSPVTAVLDYPEKVTKPGLNLLCTPGSDVESTTAEVGAGANIVLFTTGLGTPTGNPVTPVIKLSTNTAMFERMPDIIDINCGTIIEGSETIHQAGERILDYVIKVASGEVEPKSVKLGQDDFIPWKRGVSL; the protein is encoded by the coding sequence ATGTCAACACAAAAAGAAACATATTTAAGGATCCATCCGCATGATAACGTACTGGTAGCTTTACAAGACCTGCCGCAGGGTACCGTTATTACATTTGATGGACAAACGTTTACACTGGCAGATAAAGTAGCAGCCAAGCATAAATTTGCCATTAACGAACTACCGGCCGACAAGGAAATTTACATGTACGGCGTACTGGTAGGCAAAGCTTCGGCAACTATACCGCAGGGTGGTTTGTTAACCACCGAAAATGTGCATCATGCAGCCGAAGGCTTCCATTTGGGCGAACGCAAGCTTCAATGGCACCAGCCCGACACGGCTAACTTTGAAGGCAAAACCTTTATGGGCTACCACCGTGCCGATGGTTCGGTAGGTACGGGTAACTACTGGATAGTGGTACCGATGGTTTTTTGCGAGAACAGGAATATCAACGTATTAAAGGAAGCACTGGTTGATAAGCTGGGCTATAAAAAAGCCAAAAGCTACGAGGGCGACGTGGAACAGCTGATGGAACTTTACCAGGCCGGTAAATCGGTAGAGGAAATTTTGAATGCCGATATCCAGGCATCCGAAGATAAGCCAAACTCCAAACGCCTGTTCAAAAACATTGATGGTATCAAATTTCTGAGTCACAGCATGGGTTGCGGCGGTACACGCGAAGATTCGGATACGCTTTGCGGATTAATAGCAGGATATATCACACACCCCAACGTGGCCGGAGCAACCATATTAAGCTTAGGCTGTCAGCATGCGCAGGTAAGTATTTTACAAAATGAAATTGCCAAACGCGATGCTAATTTCAATAAGCCGCTGGTGGTATTGGAACAGCAAAAAGTAGGTACCGAAAGCGAATTGTTAAAACAAGCTTTGAAGCAAACTTTCGCCGGTTTGGTAAAAGCCAATGAAACTACCCGTCAACCTGCGCCATTGTCAAAACTGTGTGTTGGTTTGGAATGCGGCGGCTCGGATGGTTTTTCGGGCATCTCGGCTAACCCGGCATTGGGTTACCTGTCTGATCTGCTGGTTACCATGGGCGGCTCGGTGATCTTGTCGGAATTCCCCGAGCTTTGCGGCGTGGAGCAGGAGCTGAGCGACCGTTGTATCGATGTAGAAACTGCAAATCGCTTCATGCACCTGATGACTACTTATAATGCGCGTGCAGAGGCTGATGGGTCAGGTTTTTACGCCAACCCATCGCCGGGCAATATCCGCGATGGATTGATCACAGATGCTATCAAATCGGCAGGTGCAGCAAAAAAAGGCGGTACATCGCCGGTAACCGCGGTATTGGATTATCCTGAAAAAGTAACCAAGCCCGGTTTGAACCTTCTTTGTACCCCCGGCAGCGATGTGGAAAGCACCACTGCCGAAGTAGGTGCAGGTGCCAATATCGTATTGTTTACCACAGGTTTGGGCACACCTACGGGCAACCCTGTTACGCCGGTGATCAAACTATCAACCAATACGGCCATGTTTGAGCGTATGCCCGATATTATCGATATTAACTGCGGTACTATTATTGAAGGTTCCGAAACCATTCACCAGGCCGGCGAGCGGATCCTGGATTACGTAATAAAAGTAGCCAGCGGCGAAGTCGAACCAAAATCGGTAAAACTTGGCCAGGATGATTTTATTCCGTGGAAGAGAGGGGTATCGTTGTAA
- a CDS encoding alpha-L-fucosidase gives MLKKLQLLLMFVLLMAPSVFAQKMIGTETDAQKDKRMEWWKDDRFGMFIHWGLYSQAARHEWVKHNEKIDNAGYQKYFDQFNPDLFDPQKWAKQAKAAGMKYAVLTTKHHEGFCLFDSKFTDYKAPNTKAKRDLVREYVNAFRAQGLKVGFYYSLLDWHHPQYTIDEIHPQSPADKSDASYAKLNKGRDMAKYRQYMRDQITELLTKYGKIDILWLDFSFPRKDGHGKGKDEWGSVELLKLIRKLQPGIIVDNRLNLEEYKDGADFETPEQVSTAELAKYRGKTWETCQTFSGSWGYYRDENTWKTHRQLLDLLITSVSNGGNLILNVGPTARGEFDYRATRALDSLAYWMHANSKSVYNCTFAPDTYKVPEGTKLTYNKAAGKLYIHLFNYPQGKLVLPGYKGKIKYAQFLNDSSELLYKDGSGDDLELTLPAQKPPYEIPVIELTLQQ, from the coding sequence ATGCTAAAGAAACTACAATTACTGTTAATGTTTGTGTTGCTGATGGCCCCATCGGTATTTGCACAAAAAATGATAGGCACCGAAACTGATGCCCAGAAAGATAAACGCATGGAATGGTGGAAGGACGACCGCTTTGGCATGTTCATTCACTGGGGGTTATACTCGCAGGCTGCCCGCCACGAATGGGTAAAGCATAACGAAAAAATTGATAACGCCGGTTATCAGAAATATTTCGATCAGTTTAACCCCGATCTTTTTGATCCGCAAAAATGGGCTAAGCAAGCGAAGGCAGCCGGTATGAAATATGCCGTGCTAACCACCAAGCACCATGAAGGTTTTTGCCTGTTCGATTCAAAATTCACCGATTATAAAGCGCCAAATACCAAAGCCAAACGCGACCTGGTACGCGAGTATGTGAACGCCTTCAGGGCTCAGGGTTTAAAAGTTGGCTTTTATTATTCGCTGTTAGACTGGCACCATCCTCAATATACTATCGATGAGATCCATCCGCAGTCGCCCGCCGATAAAAGTGACGCGTCATACGCTAAACTGAACAAGGGGAGAGATATGGCCAAATACCGCCAGTATATGCGCGACCAGATCACCGAACTGCTAACCAAATATGGCAAAATCGATATCCTTTGGCTTGATTTTTCATTCCCGCGTAAGGATGGACACGGCAAAGGTAAAGACGAGTGGGGATCTGTTGAATTGCTTAAATTGATCAGAAAGTTACAGCCGGGCATTATTGTAGATAACCGCCTTAACCTGGAAGAATATAAAGACGGCGCTGATTTTGAAACCCCTGAACAGGTAAGCACCGCCGAACTGGCCAAATACCGCGGCAAAACCTGGGAAACCTGTCAAACTTTTTCGGGTTCATGGGGATACTATCGCGATGAAAATACCTGGAAAACCCATCGTCAGCTGCTCGACCTGTTAATCACTTCGGTAAGCAATGGCGGCAACCTGATCCTGAATGTGGGGCCAACCGCCCGCGGCGAGTTTGACTATCGTGCTACCCGCGCGCTGGATAGCCTGGCTTACTGGATGCACGCCAACAGCAAATCGGTATACAATTGTACGTTTGCTCCTGATACTTATAAAGTACCTGAAGGAACCAAGCTTACTTATAACAAAGCCGCCGGTAAACTGTATATACATTTGTTTAACTATCCGCAAGGCAAGCTGGTTTTGCCAGGTTACAAAGGCAAAATCAAATACGCACAATTTTTAAATGACAGCTCGGAGCTTTTATATAAGGATGGCAGTGGTGATGACCTGGAGCTCACGCTCCCCGCACAAAAACCACCGTATGAAATTCCGGTAATTGAACTTACGCTTCAGCAATAA
- a CDS encoding L-rhamnose mutarotase yields MSQRYCLTLDLKDDAALIAEYEKYHQAIWPEIHDSIIAKGITKMEIYRFDTRMFMIMEVDGSFSFEKSAAIDAANPKVQEWEDLMWGYQAPVKNAPAGAKWVLMDKIFSL; encoded by the coding sequence ATGAGCCAGCGATACTGTTTAACCCTCGATCTGAAAGACGATGCGGCACTCATTGCCGAATACGAAAAATATCATCAGGCTATTTGGCCCGAAATTCATGACAGCATTATCGCCAAGGGAATCACTAAAATGGAGATCTACCGTTTTGATACCCGCATGTTTATGATCATGGAAGTGGATGGTAGTTTCAGCTTTGAGAAATCAGCAGCTATTGATGCTGCAAACCCCAAAGTACAGGAGTGGGAAGATTTGATGTGGGGCTACCAGGCGCCGGTAAAAAATGCGCCCGCAGGGGCAAAATGGGTTTTAATGGACAAAATTTTTTCCTTATAA